GAGAAGCCCACCTGGGTGGGCATGGCCGTGCGCGAGGCTCCGGCGGTGGAGCGGGCGGGCACGTCCGGCAGCGTGGGGGAGACGTAGGTGGCGCGCGCCGCCGAGGTGGAGATCCACCCCTGGGTCTCGAGCTCCCGGTAGGCGGCGAGCACCGTATTGCGGTGCACGCCCAGGGACTCCGCGAGGGTGCGGCTTCCGGGCAGTGCCGCTCCAGGCGGGAGCCGGCCCCGGCGGATGTCCTCCTCCAGCGCGCGGGCGATGCGCACGAAGAGGGGCGTGGGAGACGGAGCGTGGAGGTCGAGCGTGAGGTTCCAGCCCTTCATGGAGGGGAGCCTACTGGTCCATGGGATTTGTGGAAACTGGGCCTGTTGGATGGACCAGGCCGGGAGCATGAAGAGGAACATGAACACACTCCCCGCCAGTGAACGCATCACCGTCCGCCGCCTCCCCCAGCGAGCCTCCTATGAGGAAGCGGCCATCCAGGCCATTCTCGATGCGGGCCTGATGGCCCACGTGGGCCTGGCGGTGGACGGCCAGCCCTACGTGATTCCCATGGTGTACGGACGGCTCGGACGGAACCTGTACCTCCACGGAGCCACGGTGAGCCGGATCGCCCGGCAGCTCGCCCAGGGCATTCCGGTGTGCTTCACCGTGACGCTGCTGGATGGGCTCGTGATGGCGCGCTCCGCGTTCCACCACAGCATGAACTACCGCTCGGTGGTGGTGCTGGGCACCGCGGCGCTGGTGACGGACGAGGCGGAGAAGACCCAGGCGCTGGAGGCGATCACGGATCACGTCCTGCGCGGCCGCTGGGCCGAGGTGCGTCCTCCCAACGCGCAGGAGATGAAGGCGACGTCCGTGCTGCGGCTGCCCCTGGAGGAGGCCTCGGCGAAGGTGCGCACCGGACCGCCCAAGGACGACGAGGAGGATCTGGCACTGGACTGCTGGGCGGGGGTGATTCCGCTGCGGCTCGTGGCGCTTCCACCCGAGGACGCCCCGGAGCTGCGCGAGGGCATCCGTCCCCCCGAGTCCATCCTGGAGTACCGGCGCTCCTGAGGCCGATACTGGCGGCATGCCCACGAAGCTTCGTTTCATTCCGCTCGCGCTGAGCCTGGCACTGCTGACGCTCGGAGCCGGCGCCGCCGGGGCTCGCAAGAGCGTGGTGGATTACTACCAGGAGATTCCCAGGAGCCTCCTGTCGGACGACATGAGGTACGAGCTGAAGCGGACGAAGCACGGCTGGAGCACCCACTCGAAGTACTCCGAGTCCGCGGCCGAGCGCTCCATCCCCGTCACCGTCGATACGAAGAACGGGTTCATCGAGCTCACCGACGCGGACGACAACCCCGAGACGAATGGTTCCGTCTCGATGCAGGTGTCCGTCTTCCGCGAGCAGGACGGGTCCCCGCTCATCGCCATCACCCTGGGCATGTCCGATGGGATCGCCAGCGAGGGCCGCATCGTGTTCGTCGCGCCGGATGGCGGCCAGTGGAAGGCCGTCACGAGCGACGTGTTCCCGGCGCTCCGGCTCGCGGACTTCCTCGAGGACCCGTGCCTGGCGTCCTTGAGCGAGGAGAGCGGGCAGATGCTGGGCATCCTGTTCTCACTGCCGCGCCAGGGCACCACGATTCGTGCCTCGGTAATGATCCCCTCCTTCGGCTCCCCCACCCCCTGCCCCGAGAACGTCACCCGCGAGCTGAAGTGGGACAAGAAGGCGGGCCGGTTCCTCCTCCTCGAGCGCCCGAATAAACCTCCCCATTGAGGAAGGATATAAACCTACACGATAGGCTTGCGCTGGGAATAACCGCCGAATATCCATCTCGCACATGGGAAGGATATCGGGAGCCCGCAACCGCAATCATGACGAGACGCGCTCGCGGCTGCTGGCGAGCGTGGCGCAGCAGATCCTCGTGTCGGGCGGCTCGCACCCGAGTCTGCGCGTGCTGGCGGAGGGCGCCGGAGTGGACCCCGGGACGCTGCGGCACTACTTCGGTGATCGTCAGGGCGTGGTGGAGGCCGCCTTCGAGTACCTGTTGAAGTTCGGACAGGAGCGCCAGGCCTGGGCGAAGTCCCTGGGGGAGCTGCCGGCGAGAGCGGCCTTCACGCAGCTGCTCGGGCAGATCGCCGCCGCGTGGTCGGGGGGGCTGGGCGGCATGCACGCCGCGGGCTTCGCCGAGGGCATGGCCGACTCAGGGCTCGGGCAGATCTACGTGTCGTCGATCCTCGAGCCCACGCTGCGCTCCGTCGAGGAGTTGCTGATCGTCTTCCACACGCGAGGAGAGCTGTCCGTGCCGGATGCGCGGGTGGCCGCGCTCGCGTTGATGTCTCCGGTGCTGCTGGCGCTCTTCCACCAGCATCAGTTGCAGGGCCGCCGTTGCCGTCCGCTCGTCCTGGAGAGCTTCATCGAGCAGCACCTGGACGGCTTCTTGAAGGGTTACGCGAAGAGCTAGTTCCCCACCTCATTCCACCTGGGAGTTGTGCATGCGTTCACCGCGTCTATCGACGGTGCTGGTCTTGTTGTGCCTCATTGCCGGCTGTCAGTGCGGCGGAGGGGGCGAGGTTCCCACCGTCCCGGAAAAAGTCGTGGGCCACTGCGTCTACACGAACCGGTTCAGCAGCCTCGAGGAGTGCCGCGACTATGTCGGTGAGTGGACCGACGAGGCCGCGGTGGAGGACTGCAAGGATCAGGGCTCGACGGCGGTGCTGGGCTCGGCGTGCAACCTGCCGGAGCGGCTGGGCTACTGCTTCCTGGGGGGCGAGAACGAGCAGTGGACGCGCATCAGCTTCCCCGGAGTGGACGCGCAGAAGTGTGGCTCCATGCAGCGCGGGTGCGAGCTGTTCGGCGGGGGCGTGTTCGACCCCGCGCCCGTGTGCGGTGGGCAGGTGGAGGACACCGGTGGTGGGACGGGGCTGCCCACGTTCCAGCAGCCGGTGCTCAACTGTGTCGAGCCCAAGCAGGGCGAGCCCGCCGGGATGTCGCCGGGCGGGAAGGTCTGCACGTGGGAGATGATCTCCGGCGCCACCGAGCCGGGCCGCAGCTTCATGGACTACGCGAGCTGCGATCGCGTGCGCACGCAGCGCCCGTACTACCCGGTGCCGCCCGCGGAGAACGCGGAGCGGGAGGACGCGCGCCTGCGGGATCCGGCGTATGTCGCGGAGGCCGGGTGGGTGAGGTCGCAGATCGAGTCGACGGCCTGTGTCTGCTGCCACTCGACGCGCGCGCCCAAGGGTCCGTCGAACTGGTACGTCGAGTCGCCGGGCAACTTCCTCAACTCCTTCCACCCGAGGGGCCTGGCCATGGGCGCCGGGTGGATCAACACGGTGGGCTTCGGCGCGTACCCGCGTGAGCAGAACAACGGCTTCTCGCGAGCGGGGCCCGAGAACCCGCACGACTCCATCTTCGTGACGACGGATCCGGTGCGGATGATGAGCTTCTTCGAGGCCGAGCTCTTCCACCGGGGCTACAAGCGCGAGGACTTCGCCGGCCAGACGTACGGCGCGGGTCCGCTGGACGAGCAGCGCTTCTACCGGCCCACGCTCTGTGAGAACGGAGAGGGCGTGGCCGCGGATGGGACGCTGTCCTGGAGGGGTGGCAAGGCGCGTTACGTGTACGTGCTCGAGGCGAACGCCACGTCGCCGACGGTGCCGCCGAACCTCGATCTGCCCACGGGCACGCTCTGGCGCATCGACGTGCCGGTGGACGGAGCTCCCGTGTCGAGCGGGACGGTGCGGTACGGCGTGGTCCCCACGGGCCTGTCGCAGCGCTTCCCGGCGTCCGGCCAGCCCGACTCGCTGGTGAGTGGCAGGACGTACTACCTGTACGTGCTGGCGGACATCATCGTCCCCGTCACCCGCTGTCTGTTCACCATGCCGTAGGCCTCCACGATTTCTGCACGAACATTCCTCGGGGGGTGCACGGGGCGTCCATTCCCGTTGCACCCCCCTGCCCCACTCTGGGCCCATGAGCCCAGACACCCTTCCACTCACGCCCACGCCTTCACCGCGTCCACCGGACTCGCCGGTCCGGCGCGCGTTCGGGTGGCTCGTCCGCCACCACGTCTTCGGCAGCCTCCTCATCGTCGTCTTCGCCACCGCGGTCATCGCCGGCCAGGTGGCGGACCGGACGGACTTCGCCAGCTCGGAGCTGGCCCGGGACGTGGAGGAGCGCTGGGGCGCCCCCGTCGTCCAGCCCGCGCCCTCGCTGCGCTACGTGCAGAGCGGCACCATCTTCACCGAGCTCAAGCCCCTGCCCTTCGACAAGCAGCACGTGCAGGTGCAGTCCCGGATGAACTACCGCAAGCGGGGCCTGCGCTACTTCTCCGGCTTCGACTTCACGCTCTCGGCCGACTACGCCGTCGTCAACCGCGAGGGCCACGACATCGACGTGGCCTTCATCTTCCCCATCGAGGTGGACAAGTCCCAGGTGCTCCTCTCGGAGCTGCAGTTCCTCGTCAACGGCGCCGAGTCGGATCTGGACCTCGGCGAGTCCGGCAACCGGCTCGTCTGGACGGGCCGCATCTCGCAGGGCGCCACCAACACCTTCTCCATCCGCTACCGCGCCCGGGGGCTCGACTCGTTCATCTACAAGCTGGATCCCGCCCTGCCGGCGCGTGACGTGAGGCTGCACCTGGCCGTCGAGGGCGGCGAGAACTTCGACTATCCGCCCCAGGTGCTCTCGGCCACCCAGGTGGAGACGGGGCGGGGCACGGTGGCGCTCGACTGGGCCTTCCAGTCGCTCGAGTCCGGCGTGAACCTCGGCGTCATCCTCCCCTCGGTGGAGGCGTATGATCTCGTCATCTCCACCATGGCGGGCCGCGCCTGGGTGCCCTTCCTCGCCCTGCTGGCCCTGCTGGGTGCCTTCAGCATCCGCCACCGCAGGCCGCTCGCCTTCTACGAGTCGTACCTGCTGGCCTCCGCGTATGGCTTCTTCTTCGTGCTGCTGGCCTACCTCGCGGCCTTCATGAACTTCTACGTGGCCTATGCGATGGCCACCGCCGGCCTCGGCGCGGCGGTCGTCGTCTACGCGAAGCGCCTCTATCCCCATGAGCGGACCTCGCACCTGGCGGGCGTCTGGGGGGCCACGCTCGTGGTGCCCACCACCGCCGTCATCCTCCAGGGCTACACCGGCCTCATCTACACGCTGGAGATCCTCGCGGCGCTGCTCGGCCTGATGGCCCTCTCCACCCGCGCGAGTGTGCGCGCCCTGCTCTCGGATCTCCCCCCCGGCGGTGAACCGCCGCACGCCCCCATCGCCCAGGAAGCGAGGTGAACCATGTGGACTTCTTCTCTCGTACTCGGATTGCTGCTGACCGCTTCGGCGAGCTCCCCTTTTTCCCCCACGGTCTCGGGCTCCGCGACCATTCCCCTCGAGGAGCTGCTCCCGCTGTACGCGAAGCGCCCGGAGCAGGCCCCGCCCGCCCCGCCCACGGATGCCCTGGTGGTGAAGAGCCAGCTCAAGGGACGCCTCACCGCGGACGCCCTGCTGGTGGACGTGCACTTCGAGGTGGAGGTGCTGGCCAGCGAGCGCTGGACGCAGGTGCGGCTGCTGCGGCTCGACGCGGACACGTACCTGACGGCGCTCCCCACGCTGGAGAACGCCACGGTGGGCGCGCTGGAGGACCAGCTCACCCTGGTGACGCGTGAGCCCGGCCGCTACAGCTTCGACGTCAGCCTCGCGCTGCGGCCCGCGGGCAGCGGCCCCGAGCGCCAGGTGCAGCTGCGCTTCGGCCCCCACGTCACGCCGGTACCGCTGCGGCTGGAGGCGGATGCCTCGACCTTCACGGTGACCGAGCCTCCCGCCTCCGGGGTGAGGACTCCGAGGTGTACCCCCGGCAGGGCGTGCTGCGGATGGGCTGGCGCACGGCCGTGGCGCCGAAGGTGGCCCGCCAGGTGGTGCGTCCGCCGCTGGAGCCGAGCATCCCCGAGGCCCACGCCTCCTGGGTGTCCACGCTGGAGGGCAAGGCCGCGGTGCGCGTGCGCTACGCGCTGCGGTTGGATCGCGAGCAGGAGCTCGAGCTGGAGCTGCCCGAGGGCCACCGCCTCGAGCGGGTGCTGCTCGACTCCGTGCCCCTGGTGCCCGCCGAGAAGGACGGCAAGCTGAAGCTCAAGGTGGCCCCGGCGCGCTTCGGGGAGACGGAGGCCTCGCTGGAGGTGGTGCTGGCGAGGGACCTGGGCGTCTTCCACCTGTCCGGCCGGCTGAAGCTGGCGCTGCCCCGGGTGTCCTGGCCCGTGGCCACGGTGCGGGCCCGGGCGCACTTCCCGGCCGTCTTCAACTACCGGCGCGAGGGCGGCAGCATGGAGCAGTACGAGGAGACGGAAACGGGTGGCGGACTCGAGACGCAGACGCCGCTGCCCGGCAAGGTGATCCACTTCCGCCAGTACCTCGTGGCGGCCTCCGCGCCCACGCTGGAGCTGGGCTACTCGGTGGACATCTCCCAGAGCTACTTCCGGTGAAGTGCTGAACCGCGAGCCTCCCGGGCGCGCGTTTCACCAACTGGTCCAACAATCGGACCAGTTGCTCGACCTCGCGCCCGGAGGGGTCGCACCGGCCTCCCGGGCGCGTGCTTCACGAACTTGTCCAACAGTTGGACAACTTTCGCGAGACCGCGCCCGGAGGGTCTCCTCCCCAGGGCTCAGCGCCGCGAGAAGCGCACGAGCAGGCCATCGCGCGGGAGCGGAATCGGGAAGGGAATGGGGCTCAGGTCCTGGCCGGGGACGAGCTCCCACTGGTAGCCGCGCACCAGCAGGGAGGAGACCACGGCCATCTCCACCATGGCGAAGTGCTGCCCGACGCACACCCGCGGGCCACCGCCGAAGGGAATGTAGACCCCCTGCGGCTTCTGCTCGTTGCGCTCGGGGCCCATGCGATCCGGATCGAACCGCTCGGGGGACGTCCACGGTGCGCGCTGGTGCGTGCCACGGATGCCCAGCGAGACCTGCCACCCCTTGGGGATGCGATAGCCACCGTAGGCCACGTCCTGCGTCGTCACCCGGAAGGCTCCCGCGACGGGCGGGATGAAGCGCATCACCTCCTGGATGACCTGGTGCAGGTAGGGCATGGCCCGGAGCGACTCGAGCGTCAGCGGTCCCTTCTCCGCCACCTGCTGCTGCTCCTGGCGGCACCGCTCCAGCACCTCCGGGTATCGGGCCAGCAGCATCATCAGGTTGGAGGTGGCCGTCACCGTGGTGTCATGACCGGCGAAGAGCAGGAGTTGGAGCTCGTCGAGCACGGTCTCGCGAGGCAGCGGCCGGCCGTGCTCGTCCCGCGCCGACAGGAGTGAGCCGAGGGTGTCCGGGGGCTGCTCGGCCAGCTTCTCGCGCTCGGCCACCAGCGGGG
The sequence above is drawn from the Archangium gephyra genome and encodes:
- a CDS encoding pyridoxamine 5'-phosphate oxidase family protein; translation: MNTLPASERITVRRLPQRASYEEAAIQAILDAGLMAHVGLAVDGQPYVIPMVYGRLGRNLYLHGATVSRIARQLAQGIPVCFTVTLLDGLVMARSAFHHSMNYRSVVVLGTAALVTDEAEKTQALEAITDHVLRGRWAEVRPPNAQEMKATSVLRLPLEEASAKVRTGPPKDDEEDLALDCWAGVIPLRLVALPPEDAPELREGIRPPESILEYRRS
- a CDS encoding TetR/AcrR family transcriptional regulator, with amino-acid sequence MGRISGARNRNHDETRSRLLASVAQQILVSGGSHPSLRVLAEGAGVDPGTLRHYFGDRQGVVEAAFEYLLKFGQERQAWAKSLGELPARAAFTQLLGQIAAAWSGGLGGMHAAGFAEGMADSGLGQIYVSSILEPTLRSVEELLIVFHTRGELSVPDARVAALALMSPVLLALFHQHQLQGRRCRPLVLESFIEQHLDGFLKGYAKS
- a CDS encoding cytochrome P450, which translates into the protein METQSPAESSPDPSVDVSHLPLPPGSSGLPLLGETLAFVRDSGKFIEERRRLHGDVFRSHVLGDPIVFMIGPEANRWIFAGENKYLRNRWHRSARKLLGQQSVAMINGSAHLERRRLLAPHFTYAAMRHFVPRIEALVHRHCEQWLSAAQPFKAVDAVRALVFEVAIVLLMGESRVDAAYMSRLFKQWAAGLFAAVPLDIPFTTFGRGAAAEKEMREYLTPLVAEREKLAEQPPDTLGSLLSARDEHGRPLPRETVLDELQLLLFAGHDTTVTATSNLMMLLARYPEVLERCRQEQQQVAEKGPLTLESLRAMPYLHQVIQEVMRFIPPVAGAFRVTTQDVAYGGYRIPKGWQVSLGIRGTHQRAPWTSPERFDPDRMGPERNEQKPQGVYIPFGGGPRVCVGQHFAMVEMAVVSSLLVRGYQWELVPGQDLSPIPFPIPLPRDGLLVRFSRR